The following coding sequences lie in one Verrucomicrobiales bacterium genomic window:
- the pdxH gene encoding pyridoxamine 5'-phosphate oxidase encodes MDLTHVRKDYADRGMDRGDLLDDPFHQFEKWYQDACDNQLLEPNAMSLATCTVAARPSLRTVLLKFFDQRGFVFFTNLESRKASELKENPRVSALFPWIALERQVIICGTVTPVSTAESLAYFMKRPFGSQTAAWASPQSQVLTSRQMLEMKWEEMKRKYREGEVPLPSFWGGFRIVPEEVEFWQGRTSRLHDRFRYRRSTPDGAWVVERLAP; translated from the coding sequence GACCGAGGAATGGATCGGGGAGACCTACTCGATGATCCATTCCACCAATTCGAGAAATGGTACCAGGATGCCTGCGATAATCAACTCCTGGAACCCAATGCCATGTCGCTGGCTACCTGCACCGTCGCAGCCCGGCCCTCCTTGCGAACGGTGTTGTTGAAGTTCTTCGATCAGCGCGGGTTCGTGTTTTTTACCAACTTGGAAAGCCGCAAAGCATCCGAGCTGAAGGAGAATCCTCGGGTCTCAGCTCTGTTTCCCTGGATTGCGCTGGAGCGTCAGGTGATCATCTGTGGAACCGTGACGCCGGTCTCCACCGCGGAGTCCCTGGCCTACTTCATGAAACGGCCATTTGGCAGTCAGACCGCGGCCTGGGCATCTCCGCAGAGTCAGGTGCTCACCTCGCGTCAAATGCTGGAGATGAAGTGGGAGGAAATGAAGCGGAAGTATCGCGAAGGGGAAGTTCCATTGCCTTCATTCTGGGGCGGGTTTCGAATTGTGCCTGAGGAAGTGGAGTTTTGGCAGGGCCGCACCAGTCGGCTACACGATCGGTTTCGCTATCGGCGCAGCACTCCCGACGGCGCTTGGGTGGTGGAGCGATTGGCGCCCTAG